TAAATCATTTGCAATTAACAATAGCAATTAGTGTGTTATTCATTAACATTATTTACATATTAGTTAAAAATTATACGTGAGGTGAAGAATATTGAAAAAAATTTTTTTAATTTTTATTACAACTATTATGATGGCGACGTTTATGGTAGGATGTGGGAAAGAAAGTGGAGCACAAGATAATGCAGACAATAATAGTGATACAATTAAGGTATTAGTATCTTTTCATGCTATGGAAGAATTAGTAGAATTAGTTGGGGATGAAAAAGTAGATGTAGAAGTAGTTATTCCAGAAGGAACAGAAGCACACGATTTTGAACCTACAACAAAAGATATCAAGGAATTATCTAAGTCAAAATTATTTGTTTATAATGGACTTGGAATGGAACATTGGGTAGAAAATTTCTTAAAGAATAGTAATGTAGAAGTAGTTGAAGCATCAGCTAATGTAACCACTATAAATAATGATGGCGTAATTGATCCTCATACATGGTTAGGATTAAAAGATGCGATTGTTGAATTAGAGAATATAAAGAATGCATTGGTCAAGATAGATTCTAAAAATAGTACTTATTATGAAAAAAATTATGAGAATGCCAAAAAAGAATTAGAGTCAATATATGATGAATATAAATCAAAATTTGATTCTATAGCAAATAATAAGTTTGTAACAGGTCATAAGGCTTTTGGATATTTATGTAGAGAATTTGGATTGGAACAAATAGCAATACAAGGCGTATTTGCAGAAGGTGAACCATCACCAGCTAAATTAGCAGAGCTTATAACATACTGTAAGGATAATAATATAAAGACTGTATTTGCAGAGGAAATTGGAAGTACTGAAGTAGCAGAAACATTGGCAAGAGAAGCTGGAGCTAAAGTTGAAACTATAGAAACCTTTGAAGGTGAAGGGGATTATATAGAAGGTATGCAAGAAAACTTACAAAAGATTTATGAGGCTCTTAAGTAGAATATAAGTGATTAAAAGGAAGTTGTCGCAAATATAGGGGCGACTCCTTTTAATATTAATAAATTTTATGTTATTAAAAAAATAGAAAAATGGAATTTTATATTAATTGACAGTTTAATCGCCCTATGATAAAATGAGGATACGTTTTAAATAAGTATGGAGAGATGTCCGAGTTGGCTTAAGGAGCACGCTTGGAAAGCGTGTGTTAGGGGAAACTCTACCAGGGGTTCGAATCCCCTTCTCTCCGCCAATGCCGTGCTAGATGGGGAGCTAGCGGTGCCCTGTAACCTGCAATCCGCTTTAGCAGGATCGATGTCTAACCGAGGCTTTATTACGTATAGTCTGACCTAGAAAAGTGATGTTGATAATTGGGTCCCACGCAACGGGAATTCATGAACCTCGTCAGGTCCGGAAGGAAGCAGCGATAAGTGAAACCTCTCGTGTGCCGTGGAAAAACCTGGTTTGAGTTAACTATCTAGGTAACGTATATGTAATACTGTCAGAGTTAGATGCACGGTTTTTGTATAATAAGATATTTTGAGAAATAAACTCTAGTTATAAACTAGGGTTTTTATTTTTATATATTATTTTAGAGATATAATATTATATATAAATGTTATAATTATAGTTATATGAGATAAGTAAAAGAGGTGAACTTATGGCTTATAAAGCTTTATATAGAGTATGGAGACCTCAAACTTTTAGCGAAGTAGTAGGTCAAAAACATATTACAACTACAATAAAAAATGCAGTAGATAGCGGAAGGATAGCTCATGCATATCTTTTATGCGGAACTAGAGGAACAGGAAAGACAACTACAGCAAAGATACTTGCAAAAGCAGTAAATTGTTTAAATCCTCAAGATGGAGATCCTTGTAATGAGTGTGAGATGTGTCAAAAGATATCTAAAGGTCTAGCCATAGATGTAGTTGAAATGGATGCAGCATCTAAAAATAAGGTAGAAAATATAAGAGATATAATAGAAGAAGTTCAAATTCCACCCAGTGAAGCAAAATATAAGGTTTATATTATAGATGAGGTTCATATGCTAACAATAGGAGCTGTAAATGCTTTCTTAAAAACATTAGAAGAACCACCTAAGAATGTAATATTTATTTTAGCTACTACAGATCCGCAAAAATTGCCTATTACAATTCTATCCCGTTGTCAAAGATATGATTTTAAGAGAATAAATCATAATGATATAAAAGAAAGGTTGAGAGAAATTGTAACGGATTCAGGTATACTTGCAGATGAAAATAGTTTAGATTTTATTTCTAGAATTTGTGATGGAGCAATGAGAGATGCTGTAAGTATATTAGATCAATGCATATCTATGGGAGATGGAGCAATTAGATATGAAGATGTATTGTCTATGGTAGGAATGGTTACTAATGATAAGTTAATAGAGTTAGTAGATCATATTATAGATAGAGATATTACAAAATCTATGAATCTAGTGGATGAGATAATTTTTAATGGAAAAGATGTAGGATTACTAATAAAAGAATGTATTACTCATTTTAGAAATTTACTTATGGTTAAGGTTAGTAATAATCCAGAAGAATTAGTTGATATGTCGAAGGAAAATATAGCACAACTTAAAGAACAAAGTAATAAAATAAGAACAGAAGAGATAATGAGATTTATAAACATATTAAATGAAGCTGATGAAAATACTAAGTGGAGTAAACAAAGTAGAGTATATATCGAAATTGCCATAATAAAGATGTGTAAAATAGAGTTTGATACATCACCGGAGATGATATTAGCAAGAGTAAATAAACTAGAAAGTTCTATAAGAAGTGGTGCAATAAATATAAATGCACAAGAAGGAAATGTGATATCAAATAAAAACAAAAAAGTTAAAGTAAATAAAACAATAGTTAACGAAGAAAAAAATGAAGAAGATATTGAAAGAAATTTATCTACAAAACTTACTTTAGATGATATTAAAAAGAAATGGAATGAAGTATTAGAATTATTAAAGGGCAGAAGATTAATGTCATTATATGCATATGTATCTCCAGGAAGTCCAACTTCATTTAAAGAAGGTATCTTAGATATAACATTCAGCCCTTTGTATGGGTTCGCAAAGAAAAATTTAGATAGTAATTTAGAACAACGTACTAAGGTAGAAGAAATATTTACAGAAGTACTTAAGGAGAAAATAAGGATAAGGTATATGTTAGATAAAGGTGAAGAAGAAAAGACTAAAGAACAACAGTTGAGGGAACTTTATGGTGATTCCATTGAGTTCATTGAAGAATAATATGGTATAATGATAAAATAAATAATAGTATTAAGTTTTAGGAGGTATTATTTTATGGCAAAGGGTGGGTTTCCAGGAGGCTTCGGCGGAGGAAATATGAATAATTTAATGAAACAAGCACAAAAAATGCAACAACAAATGATGGAGATGCAAAAAGCTATAGAAGAAAAAGAATTTGTGGCTTCTGTTGGTGGCGGAATGGTTACTGTTTCTGTAAATGGTAAAAAAGATATTCAAAAAGTTTCAATAGATCCAGAAGTTGTGGATCCAGAAGACGTAGAAACTTTAGAAGATATGATTCTTGGAGCTTTAAGAGAAGCTATGGCAAAAGCTGATGAAGAAACTCAAAGAGAAATGTCTAGAATAACTGGAGGAATGAATATTCCAGGAATGTTCTAATTGAGGTGAAATAAATTGGATTTTTATCCTATTGCAATAGAAAAACTTATAGAAGAATTTGCTAAGCTTCCTGGTATAGGATATAAAACAGCCCAGAGGCTTACATTACATGTTTTAAATCTACCGCAAGAAGAAGTAAATGCATTTGCAGATGCTTTGGTTAAAGGAAGAGGAACTATAAAATATTGCTCAGTATGTGGAAATTATACAGAAAAAGATCCATGTGCTATTTGTAGTAATCCAAATAGAGATTCTTCAGTTATTTGTGTAGTAGAGGAGCCAAAAGATATTATGGCTGTAGAAAAAGTAAGAGAATATAATGGAGTATATCATGTATTACATGGAAATATATCTCCTATGGCTGGTAGAGGACCTAATGATATAAGATTAAAAGAATTAGTAAGTAGAATGAATGGTGAAGTTAAAGAAGTTATAGTGGCTACTAATTCTACTGTTGAAGGGGAAGCTACAGCTATGTATATATCTAGAATATTAAAACCTTTAGAAGTTAAGGTTACTAGAATTGCACACGGGTTACCTGTAGGTGGAGATTTAGAGTATGCAGATGAAGTAACTTTATCAAAAGCTATAGAAGGTAGAACAGAAATTTAATAAAGATGAATACACCTCCTAGATTATGTTAATAATAACAATATAATCTAGGAGGTATTTTTATGGATTTTGGATTTGATAAAGTTTATAAAGCTGAAAAAATAAAGTATGAAGAAGAAAAAAGAGAAATAGTTGATTCAATTAATGAAGTTCAAAGAGATTTAGAAACATGTAGAGGTTTATTTGAAGATTCAACGGACTCATCATTATTAGAATTTGCAATTTATTATGAGGCTGCATTAAAAAATAAATATGATTATTTATTAAAGTTGGCAAAAATAAAAAATATAAATGTAGAATTTACTTATTACAACAATTTAGAAGAAATTTCTAATGA
Above is a genomic segment from Clostridium bornimense containing:
- a CDS encoding metal ABC transporter solute-binding protein, Zn/Mn family; the protein is MKKIFLIFITTIMMATFMVGCGKESGAQDNADNNSDTIKVLVSFHAMEELVELVGDEKVDVEVVIPEGTEAHDFEPTTKDIKELSKSKLFVYNGLGMEHWVENFLKNSNVEVVEASANVTTINNDGVIDPHTWLGLKDAIVELENIKNALVKIDSKNSTYYEKNYENAKKELESIYDEYKSKFDSIANNKFVTGHKAFGYLCREFGLEQIAIQGVFAEGEPSPAKLAELITYCKDNNIKTVFAEEIGSTEVAETLAREAGAKVETIETFEGEGDYIEGMQENLQKIYEALK
- the dnaX gene encoding DNA polymerase III subunit gamma/tau, coding for MAYKALYRVWRPQTFSEVVGQKHITTTIKNAVDSGRIAHAYLLCGTRGTGKTTTAKILAKAVNCLNPQDGDPCNECEMCQKISKGLAIDVVEMDAASKNKVENIRDIIEEVQIPPSEAKYKVYIIDEVHMLTIGAVNAFLKTLEEPPKNVIFILATTDPQKLPITILSRCQRYDFKRINHNDIKERLREIVTDSGILADENSLDFISRICDGAMRDAVSILDQCISMGDGAIRYEDVLSMVGMVTNDKLIELVDHIIDRDITKSMNLVDEIIFNGKDVGLLIKECITHFRNLLMVKVSNNPEELVDMSKENIAQLKEQSNKIRTEEIMRFINILNEADENTKWSKQSRVYIEIAIIKMCKIEFDTSPEMILARVNKLESSIRSGAININAQEGNVISNKNKKVKVNKTIVNEEKNEEDIERNLSTKLTLDDIKKKWNEVLELLKGRRLMSLYAYVSPGSPTSFKEGILDITFSPLYGFAKKNLDSNLEQRTKVEEIFTEVLKEKIRIRYMLDKGEEEKTKEQQLRELYGDSIEFIEE
- a CDS encoding YbaB/EbfC family nucleoid-associated protein, encoding MAKGGFPGGFGGGNMNNLMKQAQKMQQQMMEMQKAIEEKEFVASVGGGMVTVSVNGKKDIQKVSIDPEVVDPEDVETLEDMILGALREAMAKADEETQREMSRITGGMNIPGMF
- the recR gene encoding recombination mediator RecR, encoding MDFYPIAIEKLIEEFAKLPGIGYKTAQRLTLHVLNLPQEEVNAFADALVKGRGTIKYCSVCGNYTEKDPCAICSNPNRDSSVICVVEEPKDIMAVEKVREYNGVYHVLHGNISPMAGRGPNDIRLKELVSRMNGEVKEVIVATNSTVEGEATAMYISRILKPLEVKVTRIAHGLPVGGDLEYADEVTLSKAIEGRTEI
- a CDS encoding YaaL family protein, coding for MDFGFDKVYKAEKIKYEEEKREIVDSINEVQRDLETCRGLFEDSTDSSLLEFAIYYEAALKNKYDYLLKLAKIKNINVEFTYYNNLEEISNE